The proteins below come from a single Cannabis sativa cultivar Pink pepper isolate KNU-18-1 chromosome 3, ASM2916894v1, whole genome shotgun sequence genomic window:
- the LOC133035391 gene encoding alpha-N-acetylglucosaminidase-like: MASSFPAILFTLFLLTCLTFPTAHPSSIGVRHLSNLLQTQDRERSPPSLQLAAARGVLRRLIPSHSSSFDFQIVSKEQCGGASCFIIRNHPDFHRRGGDPEILIIGVTGVDIVAGLHWYLKNWCGSHISWDKTGGAQLCSVPKAGLLPRVDDNGVFVPRPVPWSYYQNAVSSSYSFAWWDWERWEKEIDWMALQGINLPLAFTGQEAIWQKVFQKFNMSSKDLDDFFGGPAFLAWSRMGNLHGWGGPLPQSWLDQQLLLQKKILRRMYELGMTPVLPAFSGNVPAALKSRFPFAKITRLGNWFTVKSDPRWCCTYLLDATDPLFVEIGRAFIEQQLEEYGKMGHIYNCDTFDENTPPVDDPEYISSLGAAIFRGMQSGDSNAVWLMQGWLFSYDPFWRPPQMKALLHSVPLGKLVVLDLFAEVKPIWITSEQFYGVPYIWCMLHNFAGNIEMYGILDAIASGPIDARTSENSTMVGVGMSMEGIEQNPIVYDLMSEMAFHHKKVDVKAWIDLYPARRYGQSVASVKDAWNILYHTIYNCTDGANDKNRDVIVAFPDVDPSLLSIPQEKYSHYENQVSRRSMLKPITESFDQPHLWYSTSEVIRALELFLKSGDELSGSNTYRYDLVDLTRQALAKYANQLFLKAIEAYQSNNVQGVTHYSHKFLDLVDDFDTLLACHEGFLLGPWLESAKQLAQDENQEKQFEWNARTQITMWFDNSDEEPSLLRDYGNKYWSGLLRDYYGPRAGIYFKFLIKSLEEGNGFSLKGWRREWIKLTNDWQSSRNVFPVKGAGDAVNTSRWLFNKYLQTPDNIESLNDAAAKYVI; the protein is encoded by the exons ATGGCCTCCTCCTTTCCCGCCATTTTATTCACTCTCTTTCTCCTTACATGTCTCACCTTCCCCACCGCTCATCCCTCCAGTATTGGAGTTCGTCACCTCTCCAACCTTCTCCAAACGCAGGATCGCGAGAGGTCTCCACCTTCCCTTCAACTTGCCGCCGCTCGTGGCGTCCTTCGCCGGCTAATTCCTTCTCATTCTTCCTCCTTCGATTTTCAAATTGTCTCTAAG GAGCAATGCGGAGGTGCGTCTTGCTTCATCATCAGGAACCATCCTGATTTCCATAGACGTGGAGGGGACCCAGAAATTTT AATAATTGGGGTCACTGGAGTGGACATTGTGGCTGGTCTGCACTGGTATTTGAAGAATTGGTGTGGTTCACATATATCCTGGGACAAAACTGGCGGAGCTCAACTATGTTCGGTGCCAAAAGCTGGATTGCTCCCCCGTGTCGATGATAATGGCGTTTTTGTCCCAAGACCTGTTCCCTGGAGTTATTACCAAAATGCTGTCTCATCTAGCT ATTCTTTTGCTTGGTGGGATTGGGAAAGGTGGGAGAAGGAGATTGATTGGATGGCTCTTCAGGGTATCAACCTACCTCTAGCATTTACAGGGCAAGAGGCTATCTGGCAGAAAGTTTTTCAG aAATTTAATATGAGCAGTAAGGATTTGGATGATTTCTTTGGAGGTCCTGCATTCCTAGCATGGTCTCGTATGGGAAATTTGCATGG ATGGGGAGGTCCATTGCCACAAAGTTGGCTTGATCAACAGCTTTTACTACAGAAGAAGATACTTCGAAGGATGTACGAACTTGGAATGACTCCTG TACTTCCGGCCTTCTCTGGTAATGTTCCTGCTGCACTGAAAAGTAGATTTCCATTTGCAAAGATAACACGCTTGGGAAATTG GTTTACAGTGAAGAGTGACCCTAGATGGTGCTGTACATATCTTCTTGATGCAACTGATCCTTTGTTTGTTGAAATTGGGCGAGCATTCATTGAGCAGCAGCTAGAAG AATATGGAAAGATGGGTCATATATATAACTG TGACACTTTTGATGAGAATACTCCACCTGTTGATGACCCAGAGTACATTTCTTCATTAGGAGCTGCAATCTTTAGGGGAATGCAAAGTGGTGATAGTAATGCTGTCTGGCTAATGCAG GGATGGCTATTCTCATATGACCCGTTCTGGAGACCTCCACAAATGAAG GCACTTTTGCATTCCGTGCCTCTAGGCAAGCTGGTAGTTTTAGATCTGTTTGCTGAAGTCAAACCCATATGGATTACTTCAGAGCAGTTTTATGGTGTTCCTTATATCT GGTGTATGCTGCACAACTTTGCAGGAAATATTGAGATGTATGGGATTTTAGATGCAATAGCTTCTGGACCGATTGATGCTCGCACAAGTGAAAACTCAACCATG GTTGGTGTTGGAATGTCAATGGAAGGCATAGAGCAGAATCCTATTGTTTACGATCTCATGTCTGAAATGGCTTTCCATCACAAGAAAGTTGATGTCAAG GCCTGGATTGATCTCTATCCAGCAAGGCGTTATGGCCAATCAGTTGCTTCTGTGAAAGATGCTTGGAATATTTTATATCACACTATCTACAATTGCACTGATGGTGCTAAT GACAAAAATAGGGATGTAATTGTGGCATTTCCCGATGTTGATCCATCATTATTATCGATTCCACAAGAAAAATATTCCCACTATGAAAACCAAGTGTCCAGAAGATCAATGCTAAAACCAATTACTGAATCATTTGACCAACCTCATCTTTGGTATTCTACTTCTGAAGTAATACGTGCTTTAGAACTTTTTCTTAAAAGTGGAGATGAATTATCTGGAAGTAACACCTACAG GTACGATCTTGTTGATCTGACTAGACAAGCTTTAGCAAAATATGCAAACCAGCTGTTTTTGAAAGCAATAGAAGCATATCAATCAAATAATGTTCAAGGAGTGACTCACTATAGCCACAAGTTTTTGGATTTGGTGGATGATTTTGACACTCTTTTAGCTTGTCATGAAGGATTTCTTCTAGGACCTTGGTTAGAAAGTGCAAAACAACTAGCCCAAGATGAAAATCAGGAAAAGCAG TTTGAGTGGAATGCAAGAACTCAAATAACAATGTGGTTTGACAACTCAGATGAAGAACCAAGCTTGCTTCGCGACTATG GAAACAAGTACTGGAGTGGGCTTTTACGAGATTATTATGGTCCCCGAGCAggcatatattttaaatttttaattaaaagctTAGAAGAAGGTAATGGTTTCTCATTGAAGGGTTGGAGGAGGGAGTGGATAAAGCTCACAAACGATTGGCAAAGCAGTAGAAATGTTTTCCCTGTAAAAGGTGCCGGCGATGCTGTCAACACATCGAGGTGGCTTTTCAACAAGTACTTGCAAACTCCTGATAATATAGAATCACTCAATGATGCTGCTgccaagtatgttatttaa
- the LOC115710306 gene encoding LRR receptor-like serine/threonine-protein kinase FEI 1, translated as MKMDTLVWFLSVISVAIHFFPSSSALTEDGLTLLEIKTTLNDSKNFLNNWFPTDESPCQWTGISCNTEDQRVRTINLPYMQLGGIISPSIGRLSKLQRLALHQNSLHGNIPIEITNCSELRALYLRANYLQGGIPANIGNLSHLTILDLSSNLLKGAIPSSIGCLSRLRNLNLSTNFFSGEIPDIGVLSTFGSSSFTGNLDLCGQQMRKPCRTSLGFPAVLPHTAASDEASVPSKKSSHDIKGVMIGAMSIMGLTLVVLLLFLWTRLLSKKERAAKRYSEVRKQKVHEASTKLITFHGDLPYPSCELIEKLEALDEEDIVGSGGFGTVYRMVMNDCGTFAVKRIDRSRQGSDQVFERELEILGSIKHINLVNLRGYCRLPASKLLIYDYLAMGSLDGFLHEHGVEDRSLNWSNRLKIALGSARGLAYLHHDCSPKIVHRDIKSSNILLDENLEPRVSDFGLAKLLVDEDAHVTTVVAGTFGYLAPEYLQSGRATEKSDVYSFGVLLLELVTGKRPTDPSFVKRGLNVVGWMNTLLKENRLEDIVDNRCKDADAETVEAILEVASRCTDANPDDRPSMGEVLQLLEQEVMSPYPSDFYESQSDYSCKT; from the exons ATGAAAATGGATACTTTGGTTTGGTTTCTCTCAGTCATTTCAGTGGCGATCCACTTTTTCCCCAGCTCTTCTGCTCTCACTGAAGATG GTCTCACTTTGCTGGAAATAAAAACCACTTTAAATGACAGTAAAAACTTCCTCAACAATTGGTTTCCAACTGATGAATCTCCTTGCCAATGGACTGGTATCTCTTGCAATACTGAGGATCAGAGAGTCCGTACAAT TAACTTACCATACATGCAACTTGGAGGGATTATATCTCCAAGCATTGGGAGGCTGAGTAAACTACAGAGACT GGCACTTCACCAGAACAGCTTGCATGGAAACATTCCTATTGAAATCACAAACTGTAGCGAGCTCCGAGCCTT ATATTTGAGAGCTAATTATCTCCAAGGTGGCATACCAGCAAATATTGGAAACCTTTCCCATCTTACCATCCT GGATTTATCAAGCAATTTGCTGAAGGGAGCTATACCTTCATCTATAGGTTGCCTTAGTCGACTACGCAATCT GAACCTGTCTACCAACTTTTTTTCGGGTGAAATCCCGGACATTGGAGTTTTAAGCACTTTTGGGAGCAGTTC GTTCACGGGTAATCTAGATCTTTGTGGACAGCAAATGCGTAAACCATGTCGGACTTCACTAGGATTTCCTGCAGTGCTGCCTCATACTGCTGCAAGTGATGAAGCGTCAG TTCCCTCTAAGAAATCTTCACATGACATCAAAGGAGTGATGATTGGTGCAATGTCTATTATGGGCCTTACTCTCGTAGTACTCCTTTTGTTCCTTTGGACTCGTTTGCTATCTAAAAAAGAAAGAGCTGCAAAGAGATACTCAGAAGTAAGAAAGCAAAAGGTTCATGAAGCAA GCACAAAACTTATTACTTTTCATGGTGACCTTCCATACCCCTCGTGTGAACTCATTGAAAAGCTGGAGGCACTTGATGAAGAGGACATTGTGGGCTCTGGTGGGTTTGGTACTGTGTACCGGATGGTCATGAATGATTGTGGAACATTTGCTGTTAAAAGGATTGATAGAAGTCGTCAAGGTTCAGATCAAGTTTTTGAGAGAGAGTTAGAGATTTTGGGCAGCATAAAACACATAAATTTGGTGAATTTGCGAGGTTACTGCAGACTCCCTGCTTCGAAACTTCTTATCTATGATTATCTGGCTATGGGCAGTTTGGATGGTTTCTTGCATG AACATGGGGTAGAAGATCGATCTCTAAACTGGAGCAATCGCTTGAAAATAGCTCTTGGTTCAGCTAGAGGACTAGCTTACTTGCATCATGACTGTTCTCCAAAGATTGTGCATCgtgatataaaatcaagcaacaTTCTTCTTGATGAAAACTTAGAGCCCCGTGTTTCTGACTTCGGTCTTGCAAAGCTTTTGGTTGATGAGGATGCTCATGTCACCACTGTTGTTGCTGGCACATTTGGTTATTTGGCACCAG AGTATCTTCAAAGTGGTAGAGCCACTGAGAAGTCAGACGTGTATAGCTTTGGAGTCCTTTTGCTTGAGCTTGTAACTGGAAAGAGACCAACTGATCCATCTTTTGTCAAGAGGGGCTTAAATGTTGTTGGTTGG atgaacaCACTCTTAAAAGAAAATCGATTGGAGGACATTGTGGACAATAGGTGCAAAGATGCAGACGCAGAAACCGTTGAAGCAATACTTGAAGTAGCCTCCAGATGTACAGACGCAAATCCAGATGATCGGCCATCTATGGGTGAAGTGTTGCAGTTGCTAGAACAAGAGGTTATGTCACCATATCCTAGCGACTTTTACGAGTCCCAATCAGATTATTCTTGTAAGACATAA